A part of Salvelinus sp. IW2-2015 linkage group LG16, ASM291031v2, whole genome shotgun sequence genomic DNA contains:
- the LOC111975834 gene encoding BOS complex subunit ncln isoform X2 produces MFEEASEVFDNMFKSSFPLTFIVFIPAVLILVSPLPAEAAHEFTVYRMQQYDLQGQPYGTRNAILNTEARTVEAEVLSRRCVIMRLVDFSYERYQKALRQSAGAVVIILPKNMSTMPQDIVQQFMELEPEMLATETIVPVYFALEDDELLSIYTQTLTSSSSQGSSSAAEVLIHTATANGFQMVTSGAQSKAVSDWAITSLEGRLAGTGGEDLPTIVLVAHYDSFGVAPWLSYGADSNGSGVSMLLELARLFSRLYTYKRTHAGYNLLFFVSGGGKFNYQGTKRWLEDNLDHTDSSLLQDNVAFVLCLDTLGNGDSLHLHVSKPPKEGTAQYALLKELETVASNQYPEVKFSMVHKKINLADDTLAWEHERFGIRRLPAFTLSHLNSHREVQRSSIMDVRSVSPSSEHGAGEPPAGPHVDLRKLSRNTKLIAESLARVIYNLTEKGAPGDLQIFTEQMMQEEQLSSVVDWLTAQPRAAQLVDKDSSVVSTLEYHLGRYLKDVRRHYVKADKRDPEFVFYDQLKQTMNAYRVKPAIFDLLLAFCIAAYLGVIYLSIQHFVVLYSVVRRITTPKTKQH; encoded by the exons ATGTTTGAGGAGGCTAGTGAGGTGTTCGATAACATGTTTAAGTCCTCTTTCCCCCTGACTTTCATTGTGTTTATCCCCGCGGTGCTGATTCTCGTCTCACCCCTTCCAGCCGAAGCGGCTCACGAATTCACCGTGTACCGCATGCAGCAGTATGACCTGCAGGGACAACCGTACG GTACCAGGAATGCCATATTGAACACGGAAGCGCGCACTGTGGAGGCGGAAGTGCTAAGCCGCCGCTGTGTCATCATGCGGCTGGTGGACTTCTCCTATGAGAGATACCAGAAAGCCCTGCGCCAGTCCGCTGGGGCTGTGGTCATCATTCTCCCCAAGAATATGTCCACCATGCCGCAGGACATAGTACAG CAGTTCATGGAGCTGGAGCCAGAGATGCTGGCCACAGAGACCATTGTCCCGGTTTACTTTGCTCTGGAGGATGATGAGCTGCTCTCCATCTACACAcagaccctcacctcctcctcctcccagggctcctcctctgcagctGAAG TGCTGATCCACACAGCCACAGCCAATGGCTTTCAGATGGTGACGAGTGGGGCTCAGAGCAAGGCAGTGAGTGACTGGGCCATTACCAGTCTAGAG gGGCGACTGGCTGGAACTGGAGGAGAGGACCTGCCCACCATTGTCCTGGTGGCTCACTATGACTCCTTTGGTGTCGCTCCG TGGCTGTCCTATGGAGCAGACTCTAACGGCAGTGGGGTGTCTATGCTGCTGGAGTTAGCCAGGCTCTTCTCCAGACTCTACACCTACAAGAGGACACATGCTGG ATACAACCTGCTTTTCTTTGTCTCTGGAGGAGGGAAGTTCAACTACCAAGGCACCAAGCGCTGGCTGGAGGACAACCTGGATCATACAG ACTCCAGTCTGTTGCAGGACAATGTGGCATTTGTGTTGTGTCTGGACACCCTGGGGAACGGGGACAGTCTGCACCTTCACGTGTCCAAGCCCCCTAAAGAGGGAACCGCCCAGTACGCCCTGCTCAAAGAGCTGGAGACT GTGGCGTCCAACCAGTACCCAGAGGTCAAGTTCTCAATGGTGCACAAGAAGATAAACCTGGCGGACGACACACTGGCGTGGGAGCACGAGCGCTTCGGGATCCGCCGGCTGCCGGCCTTCACGCTGTCCCACCTCAACAGCCACCGCGAGGTGCAGCGCTCCAGCATCATGGACGTGCGGTCAGTGTCCCCCTCTTCTGAACATGGAGCGGGAGAGCCCCCTGCTGG ACCTCATGTGGATCTGAGAAAGCTCAGCAGGAACACAAAGCTGATTGCAGAGTCGCTGGCCAGAGTCATCTACAACCTCACAGAGAAG GGTGCCCCAGGTGACCTACAGATTTTCACTGAACAAATG ATGCAGGAGGAGCAGCTGTCGTCGGTGGTGGACTGGCTGACAGCCCAGCCGCGGGCTGCCCAGCTGGTGGACAAGGACAGCAGTGTGGTCAGCACCCTGGAGTACCACCTGGGACGGTACCTGAAGGACGTCCGTAGGCACTACGTCAAGGCTGACAAGAG aGACCCAGAGTTTGTCTTCTACGATCAGCTCAAACAGACCATGAATGCTTACAG GGTGAAACCAGCCATCTTTGACCTGCTTCTGGCATTCTGCATTGCAGCTTACCTCGGAGTGATATATCTGTCCATCCAG cacTTTGTGGTTCTCTACAGTGTGGTGCGCAGAATCACAACGCCCAAGACCAAGCAGCATTAA
- the LOC111975834 gene encoding BOS complex subunit ncln isoform X4 gives MFEEASEVFDNMFKSSFPLTFIVFIPAVLILVSPLPAEAAHEFTVYRMQQYDLQGQPYGTRNAILNTEARTVEAEVLSRRCVIMRLVDFSYERYQKALRQSAGAVVIILPKNMSTMPQDIVQQFMELEPEMLATETIVPVYFALEDDELLSIYTQTLTSSSSQGSSSAAEVLIHTATANGFQMVTSGAQSKAVSDWAITSLEGRLAGTGGEDLPTIVLVAHYDSFGVAPWLSYGADSNGSGVSMLLELARLFSRLYTYKRTHAGYNLLFFVSGGGKFNYQGTKRWLEDNLDHTDSSLLQDNVAFVLCLDTLGNGDSLHLHVSKPPKEGTAQYALLKELETVASNQYPEVKFSMVHKKINLADDTLAWEHERFGIRRLPAFTLSHLNSHREVQRSSIMDVRPHVDLRKLSRNTKLIAESLARVIYNLTEKGAPGDLQIFTEQMQMQEEQLSSVVDWLTAQPRAAQLVDKDSSVVSTLEYHLGRYLKDVRRHYVKADKRDPEFVFYDQLKQTMNAYRVKPAIFDLLLAFCIAAYLGVIYLSIQHFVVLYSVVRRITTPKTKQH, from the exons ATGTTTGAGGAGGCTAGTGAGGTGTTCGATAACATGTTTAAGTCCTCTTTCCCCCTGACTTTCATTGTGTTTATCCCCGCGGTGCTGATTCTCGTCTCACCCCTTCCAGCCGAAGCGGCTCACGAATTCACCGTGTACCGCATGCAGCAGTATGACCTGCAGGGACAACCGTACG GTACCAGGAATGCCATATTGAACACGGAAGCGCGCACTGTGGAGGCGGAAGTGCTAAGCCGCCGCTGTGTCATCATGCGGCTGGTGGACTTCTCCTATGAGAGATACCAGAAAGCCCTGCGCCAGTCCGCTGGGGCTGTGGTCATCATTCTCCCCAAGAATATGTCCACCATGCCGCAGGACATAGTACAG CAGTTCATGGAGCTGGAGCCAGAGATGCTGGCCACAGAGACCATTGTCCCGGTTTACTTTGCTCTGGAGGATGATGAGCTGCTCTCCATCTACACAcagaccctcacctcctcctcctcccagggctcctcctctgcagctGAAG TGCTGATCCACACAGCCACAGCCAATGGCTTTCAGATGGTGACGAGTGGGGCTCAGAGCAAGGCAGTGAGTGACTGGGCCATTACCAGTCTAGAG gGGCGACTGGCTGGAACTGGAGGAGAGGACCTGCCCACCATTGTCCTGGTGGCTCACTATGACTCCTTTGGTGTCGCTCCG TGGCTGTCCTATGGAGCAGACTCTAACGGCAGTGGGGTGTCTATGCTGCTGGAGTTAGCCAGGCTCTTCTCCAGACTCTACACCTACAAGAGGACACATGCTGG ATACAACCTGCTTTTCTTTGTCTCTGGAGGAGGGAAGTTCAACTACCAAGGCACCAAGCGCTGGCTGGAGGACAACCTGGATCATACAG ACTCCAGTCTGTTGCAGGACAATGTGGCATTTGTGTTGTGTCTGGACACCCTGGGGAACGGGGACAGTCTGCACCTTCACGTGTCCAAGCCCCCTAAAGAGGGAACCGCCCAGTACGCCCTGCTCAAAGAGCTGGAGACT GTGGCGTCCAACCAGTACCCAGAGGTCAAGTTCTCAATGGTGCACAAGAAGATAAACCTGGCGGACGACACACTGGCGTGGGAGCACGAGCGCTTCGGGATCCGCCGGCTGCCGGCCTTCACGCTGTCCCACCTCAACAGCCACCGCGAGGTGCAGCGCTCCAGCATCATGGACGTGCG ACCTCATGTGGATCTGAGAAAGCTCAGCAGGAACACAAAGCTGATTGCAGAGTCGCTGGCCAGAGTCATCTACAACCTCACAGAGAAG GGTGCCCCAGGTGACCTACAGATTTTCACTGAACAAATG CAGATGCAGGAGGAGCAGCTGTCGTCGGTGGTGGACTGGCTGACAGCCCAGCCGCGGGCTGCCCAGCTGGTGGACAAGGACAGCAGTGTGGTCAGCACCCTGGAGTACCACCTGGGACGGTACCTGAAGGACGTCCGTAGGCACTACGTCAAGGCTGACAAGAG aGACCCAGAGTTTGTCTTCTACGATCAGCTCAAACAGACCATGAATGCTTACAG GGTGAAACCAGCCATCTTTGACCTGCTTCTGGCATTCTGCATTGCAGCTTACCTCGGAGTGATATATCTGTCCATCCAG cacTTTGTGGTTCTCTACAGTGTGGTGCGCAGAATCACAACGCCCAAGACCAAGCAGCATTAA
- the LOC111975834 gene encoding BOS complex subunit ncln isoform X1 codes for MFEEASEVFDNMFKSSFPLTFIVFIPAVLILVSPLPAEAAHEFTVYRMQQYDLQGQPYGTRNAILNTEARTVEAEVLSRRCVIMRLVDFSYERYQKALRQSAGAVVIILPKNMSTMPQDIVQQFMELEPEMLATETIVPVYFALEDDELLSIYTQTLTSSSSQGSSSAAEVLIHTATANGFQMVTSGAQSKAVSDWAITSLEGRLAGTGGEDLPTIVLVAHYDSFGVAPWLSYGADSNGSGVSMLLELARLFSRLYTYKRTHAGYNLLFFVSGGGKFNYQGTKRWLEDNLDHTDSSLLQDNVAFVLCLDTLGNGDSLHLHVSKPPKEGTAQYALLKELETVASNQYPEVKFSMVHKKINLADDTLAWEHERFGIRRLPAFTLSHLNSHREVQRSSIMDVRSVSPSSEHGAGEPPAGPHVDLRKLSRNTKLIAESLARVIYNLTEKGAPGDLQIFTEQMQMQEEQLSSVVDWLTAQPRAAQLVDKDSSVVSTLEYHLGRYLKDVRRHYVKADKRDPEFVFYDQLKQTMNAYRVKPAIFDLLLAFCIAAYLGVIYLSIQHFVVLYSVVRRITTPKTKQH; via the exons ATGTTTGAGGAGGCTAGTGAGGTGTTCGATAACATGTTTAAGTCCTCTTTCCCCCTGACTTTCATTGTGTTTATCCCCGCGGTGCTGATTCTCGTCTCACCCCTTCCAGCCGAAGCGGCTCACGAATTCACCGTGTACCGCATGCAGCAGTATGACCTGCAGGGACAACCGTACG GTACCAGGAATGCCATATTGAACACGGAAGCGCGCACTGTGGAGGCGGAAGTGCTAAGCCGCCGCTGTGTCATCATGCGGCTGGTGGACTTCTCCTATGAGAGATACCAGAAAGCCCTGCGCCAGTCCGCTGGGGCTGTGGTCATCATTCTCCCCAAGAATATGTCCACCATGCCGCAGGACATAGTACAG CAGTTCATGGAGCTGGAGCCAGAGATGCTGGCCACAGAGACCATTGTCCCGGTTTACTTTGCTCTGGAGGATGATGAGCTGCTCTCCATCTACACAcagaccctcacctcctcctcctcccagggctcctcctctgcagctGAAG TGCTGATCCACACAGCCACAGCCAATGGCTTTCAGATGGTGACGAGTGGGGCTCAGAGCAAGGCAGTGAGTGACTGGGCCATTACCAGTCTAGAG gGGCGACTGGCTGGAACTGGAGGAGAGGACCTGCCCACCATTGTCCTGGTGGCTCACTATGACTCCTTTGGTGTCGCTCCG TGGCTGTCCTATGGAGCAGACTCTAACGGCAGTGGGGTGTCTATGCTGCTGGAGTTAGCCAGGCTCTTCTCCAGACTCTACACCTACAAGAGGACACATGCTGG ATACAACCTGCTTTTCTTTGTCTCTGGAGGAGGGAAGTTCAACTACCAAGGCACCAAGCGCTGGCTGGAGGACAACCTGGATCATACAG ACTCCAGTCTGTTGCAGGACAATGTGGCATTTGTGTTGTGTCTGGACACCCTGGGGAACGGGGACAGTCTGCACCTTCACGTGTCCAAGCCCCCTAAAGAGGGAACCGCCCAGTACGCCCTGCTCAAAGAGCTGGAGACT GTGGCGTCCAACCAGTACCCAGAGGTCAAGTTCTCAATGGTGCACAAGAAGATAAACCTGGCGGACGACACACTGGCGTGGGAGCACGAGCGCTTCGGGATCCGCCGGCTGCCGGCCTTCACGCTGTCCCACCTCAACAGCCACCGCGAGGTGCAGCGCTCCAGCATCATGGACGTGCGGTCAGTGTCCCCCTCTTCTGAACATGGAGCGGGAGAGCCCCCTGCTGG ACCTCATGTGGATCTGAGAAAGCTCAGCAGGAACACAAAGCTGATTGCAGAGTCGCTGGCCAGAGTCATCTACAACCTCACAGAGAAG GGTGCCCCAGGTGACCTACAGATTTTCACTGAACAAATG CAGATGCAGGAGGAGCAGCTGTCGTCGGTGGTGGACTGGCTGACAGCCCAGCCGCGGGCTGCCCAGCTGGTGGACAAGGACAGCAGTGTGGTCAGCACCCTGGAGTACCACCTGGGACGGTACCTGAAGGACGTCCGTAGGCACTACGTCAAGGCTGACAAGAG aGACCCAGAGTTTGTCTTCTACGATCAGCTCAAACAGACCATGAATGCTTACAG GGTGAAACCAGCCATCTTTGACCTGCTTCTGGCATTCTGCATTGCAGCTTACCTCGGAGTGATATATCTGTCCATCCAG cacTTTGTGGTTCTCTACAGTGTGGTGCGCAGAATCACAACGCCCAAGACCAAGCAGCATTAA
- the LOC111975834 gene encoding BOS complex subunit ncln isoform X5: MFEEASEVFDNMFKSSFPLTFIVFIPAVLILVSPLPAEAAHEFTVYRMQQYDLQGQPYGTRNAILNTEARTVEAEVLSRRCVIMRLVDFSYERYQKALRQSAGAVVIILPKNMSTMPQDIVQQFMELEPEMLATETIVPVYFALEDDELLSIYTQTLTSSSSQGSSSAAEVLIHTATANGFQMVTSGAQSKAVSDWAITSLEGRLAGTGGEDLPTIVLVAHYDSFGVAPWLSYGADSNGSGVSMLLELARLFSRLYTYKRTHAGYNLLFFVSGGGKFNYQGTKRWLEDNLDHTDSSLLQDNVAFVLCLDTLGNGDSLHLHVSKPPKEGTAQYALLKELETVASNQYPEVKFSMVHKKINLADDTLAWEHERFGIRRLPAFTLSHLNSHREVQRSSIMDVRPHVDLRKLSRNTKLIAESLARVIYNLTEKGAPGDLQIFTEQMMQEEQLSSVVDWLTAQPRAAQLVDKDSSVVSTLEYHLGRYLKDVRRHYVKADKRDPEFVFYDQLKQTMNAYRVKPAIFDLLLAFCIAAYLGVIYLSIQHFVVLYSVVRRITTPKTKQH; this comes from the exons ATGTTTGAGGAGGCTAGTGAGGTGTTCGATAACATGTTTAAGTCCTCTTTCCCCCTGACTTTCATTGTGTTTATCCCCGCGGTGCTGATTCTCGTCTCACCCCTTCCAGCCGAAGCGGCTCACGAATTCACCGTGTACCGCATGCAGCAGTATGACCTGCAGGGACAACCGTACG GTACCAGGAATGCCATATTGAACACGGAAGCGCGCACTGTGGAGGCGGAAGTGCTAAGCCGCCGCTGTGTCATCATGCGGCTGGTGGACTTCTCCTATGAGAGATACCAGAAAGCCCTGCGCCAGTCCGCTGGGGCTGTGGTCATCATTCTCCCCAAGAATATGTCCACCATGCCGCAGGACATAGTACAG CAGTTCATGGAGCTGGAGCCAGAGATGCTGGCCACAGAGACCATTGTCCCGGTTTACTTTGCTCTGGAGGATGATGAGCTGCTCTCCATCTACACAcagaccctcacctcctcctcctcccagggctcctcctctgcagctGAAG TGCTGATCCACACAGCCACAGCCAATGGCTTTCAGATGGTGACGAGTGGGGCTCAGAGCAAGGCAGTGAGTGACTGGGCCATTACCAGTCTAGAG gGGCGACTGGCTGGAACTGGAGGAGAGGACCTGCCCACCATTGTCCTGGTGGCTCACTATGACTCCTTTGGTGTCGCTCCG TGGCTGTCCTATGGAGCAGACTCTAACGGCAGTGGGGTGTCTATGCTGCTGGAGTTAGCCAGGCTCTTCTCCAGACTCTACACCTACAAGAGGACACATGCTGG ATACAACCTGCTTTTCTTTGTCTCTGGAGGAGGGAAGTTCAACTACCAAGGCACCAAGCGCTGGCTGGAGGACAACCTGGATCATACAG ACTCCAGTCTGTTGCAGGACAATGTGGCATTTGTGTTGTGTCTGGACACCCTGGGGAACGGGGACAGTCTGCACCTTCACGTGTCCAAGCCCCCTAAAGAGGGAACCGCCCAGTACGCCCTGCTCAAAGAGCTGGAGACT GTGGCGTCCAACCAGTACCCAGAGGTCAAGTTCTCAATGGTGCACAAGAAGATAAACCTGGCGGACGACACACTGGCGTGGGAGCACGAGCGCTTCGGGATCCGCCGGCTGCCGGCCTTCACGCTGTCCCACCTCAACAGCCACCGCGAGGTGCAGCGCTCCAGCATCATGGACGTGCG ACCTCATGTGGATCTGAGAAAGCTCAGCAGGAACACAAAGCTGATTGCAGAGTCGCTGGCCAGAGTCATCTACAACCTCACAGAGAAG GGTGCCCCAGGTGACCTACAGATTTTCACTGAACAAATG ATGCAGGAGGAGCAGCTGTCGTCGGTGGTGGACTGGCTGACAGCCCAGCCGCGGGCTGCCCAGCTGGTGGACAAGGACAGCAGTGTGGTCAGCACCCTGGAGTACCACCTGGGACGGTACCTGAAGGACGTCCGTAGGCACTACGTCAAGGCTGACAAGAG aGACCCAGAGTTTGTCTTCTACGATCAGCTCAAACAGACCATGAATGCTTACAG GGTGAAACCAGCCATCTTTGACCTGCTTCTGGCATTCTGCATTGCAGCTTACCTCGGAGTGATATATCTGTCCATCCAG cacTTTGTGGTTCTCTACAGTGTGGTGCGCAGAATCACAACGCCCAAGACCAAGCAGCATTAA
- the LOC111975834 gene encoding BOS complex subunit ncln isoform X3, translating to MFEEASEVFDNMFKSSFPLTFIVFIPAVLILVSPLPAEAAHEFTVYRMQQYDLQGQPYGTRNAILNTEARTVEAEVLSRRCVIMRLVDFSYERYQKALRQSAGAVVIILPKNMSTMPQDIVQFMELEPEMLATETIVPVYFALEDDELLSIYTQTLTSSSSQGSSSAAEVLIHTATANGFQMVTSGAQSKAVSDWAITSLEGRLAGTGGEDLPTIVLVAHYDSFGVAPWLSYGADSNGSGVSMLLELARLFSRLYTYKRTHAGYNLLFFVSGGGKFNYQGTKRWLEDNLDHTDSSLLQDNVAFVLCLDTLGNGDSLHLHVSKPPKEGTAQYALLKELETVASNQYPEVKFSMVHKKINLADDTLAWEHERFGIRRLPAFTLSHLNSHREVQRSSIMDVRSVSPSSEHGAGEPPAGPHVDLRKLSRNTKLIAESLARVIYNLTEKGAPGDLQIFTEQMQMQEEQLSSVVDWLTAQPRAAQLVDKDSSVVSTLEYHLGRYLKDVRRHYVKADKRDPEFVFYDQLKQTMNAYRVKPAIFDLLLAFCIAAYLGVIYLSIQHFVVLYSVVRRITTPKTKQH from the exons ATGTTTGAGGAGGCTAGTGAGGTGTTCGATAACATGTTTAAGTCCTCTTTCCCCCTGACTTTCATTGTGTTTATCCCCGCGGTGCTGATTCTCGTCTCACCCCTTCCAGCCGAAGCGGCTCACGAATTCACCGTGTACCGCATGCAGCAGTATGACCTGCAGGGACAACCGTACG GTACCAGGAATGCCATATTGAACACGGAAGCGCGCACTGTGGAGGCGGAAGTGCTAAGCCGCCGCTGTGTCATCATGCGGCTGGTGGACTTCTCCTATGAGAGATACCAGAAAGCCCTGCGCCAGTCCGCTGGGGCTGTGGTCATCATTCTCCCCAAGAATATGTCCACCATGCCGCAGGACATAGTACAG TTCATGGAGCTGGAGCCAGAGATGCTGGCCACAGAGACCATTGTCCCGGTTTACTTTGCTCTGGAGGATGATGAGCTGCTCTCCATCTACACAcagaccctcacctcctcctcctcccagggctcctcctctgcagctGAAG TGCTGATCCACACAGCCACAGCCAATGGCTTTCAGATGGTGACGAGTGGGGCTCAGAGCAAGGCAGTGAGTGACTGGGCCATTACCAGTCTAGAG gGGCGACTGGCTGGAACTGGAGGAGAGGACCTGCCCACCATTGTCCTGGTGGCTCACTATGACTCCTTTGGTGTCGCTCCG TGGCTGTCCTATGGAGCAGACTCTAACGGCAGTGGGGTGTCTATGCTGCTGGAGTTAGCCAGGCTCTTCTCCAGACTCTACACCTACAAGAGGACACATGCTGG ATACAACCTGCTTTTCTTTGTCTCTGGAGGAGGGAAGTTCAACTACCAAGGCACCAAGCGCTGGCTGGAGGACAACCTGGATCATACAG ACTCCAGTCTGTTGCAGGACAATGTGGCATTTGTGTTGTGTCTGGACACCCTGGGGAACGGGGACAGTCTGCACCTTCACGTGTCCAAGCCCCCTAAAGAGGGAACCGCCCAGTACGCCCTGCTCAAAGAGCTGGAGACT GTGGCGTCCAACCAGTACCCAGAGGTCAAGTTCTCAATGGTGCACAAGAAGATAAACCTGGCGGACGACACACTGGCGTGGGAGCACGAGCGCTTCGGGATCCGCCGGCTGCCGGCCTTCACGCTGTCCCACCTCAACAGCCACCGCGAGGTGCAGCGCTCCAGCATCATGGACGTGCGGTCAGTGTCCCCCTCTTCTGAACATGGAGCGGGAGAGCCCCCTGCTGG ACCTCATGTGGATCTGAGAAAGCTCAGCAGGAACACAAAGCTGATTGCAGAGTCGCTGGCCAGAGTCATCTACAACCTCACAGAGAAG GGTGCCCCAGGTGACCTACAGATTTTCACTGAACAAATG CAGATGCAGGAGGAGCAGCTGTCGTCGGTGGTGGACTGGCTGACAGCCCAGCCGCGGGCTGCCCAGCTGGTGGACAAGGACAGCAGTGTGGTCAGCACCCTGGAGTACCACCTGGGACGGTACCTGAAGGACGTCCGTAGGCACTACGTCAAGGCTGACAAGAG aGACCCAGAGTTTGTCTTCTACGATCAGCTCAAACAGACCATGAATGCTTACAG GGTGAAACCAGCCATCTTTGACCTGCTTCTGGCATTCTGCATTGCAGCTTACCTCGGAGTGATATATCTGTCCATCCAG cacTTTGTGGTTCTCTACAGTGTGGTGCGCAGAATCACAACGCCCAAGACCAAGCAGCATTAA
- the LOC111976086 gene encoding ceramide synthase 1 isoform X3 — translation MGKDKERGFGFSSGTAAHGSSLSPAARVPLALWKPFAQWCCLQPKDTAKMPESAWKLVFYTMSWSYSTYLLFFTNYTFFHDPPSAFYDWKRGMTVPTDIAIAYLIQGSFYGHSIYATVYMDDWRKDSTVMVVHHVVTLALITFSYAFRFHSIGLLVLFLHDINDIQLEFTKLNVYFKTRGGDYYLIHDILSNMGSVSFSITWFWFRLYWFPLKVLYATCVSSLQSVPNIPFYFFFNSLLLTLLCMNIYWFLFIVAFVAKVLTGQMKDVKDLREYEGEEGAQRAAALLKAQQRLQSEDAGHLNNSAEGKHVQNGITKEKHL, via the exons ATGGGGAAAGATAAGGAGCGGGGGTTTGGTTTCTCATCTGGCACGGCGGCCCACGGATCGTCTTTGAGCCCAGCGGCTAGGGTTCCTCTGGCCCTGTGGAAG CCGTTTGCACAATGGTGTTGTCTCCAGCCCAAAGATACTGCCAAGATGCCAGAGAGCGCGTGGAAGCTGGTCTTCTACACCATGTCCTGGTCCTACAGCACCTACCTGCTCTTCTTCACCAACTATACCTTCTTCCATGACCCGCCCTCTGCATTCTATG ACTGGAAGCGTGGCATGACGGTGCCCACGGACATCGCCATCGCCTACCTGATCCAGGGCAGCTTCTACGGACACTCCATCTACGCCACGGTCTACATGGATGACTGGAGGAAGGATTCTACCGTCATGGTGGTGCACCACGTTGTCACTCTGGCCCTCATCACCTTCTCCTACGCTTTCAG ATTCCACAGCATTGGGTTACTGGTGCTGTTCCTCCACGACATCAATGACATCCAGCTGGAGTTCACCAAGCTCAACGTCTACTTCAAGACCCGGGGAGGGGACTACTACCTCATCCACGACATCCTGTCCAACATGGGCTCTGTCAGCTTCAGCATCAcctg GTTTTGGTTCCGTCTCTACTGGTTCCCTCTGAAGGTTCTGTACGCCACCTGTGTGTCCAGCCTCCAGTCCGTCCCAAACATTCCCTTCTATTTCTTCTTCAACAGCCTCCTCTTGACACTCCTCTGCATGAATATCTACTGGTTTTTG TTCATAGTGGCGTTTGTAGCGAAGGTCCTGACGGGGCAGATGAAGGATGTGAAAGACCTGAGGGAGTACGAGGGTGAGGAGGGAGCTCAGAGGGCTGCAGCCCTGCTCAAGGCCCAGCAGCGGCTGCAGAGTGAAGATGCAGGACATCTCAACAACTCTGCTGAAGG GAAGCACGTGCAGAACGGGATCACCAAGGAGAAGCATCTATAA